Proteins from one Paraburkholderia sp. BL10I2N1 genomic window:
- the rnhB gene encoding ribonuclease HII, which translates to MTAARAPRRKAAASGAAAIQAGLNFDSPVEIVCGVDEAGRGPLAGPVVAAAVIFDRDRPMIRGLDDSKALTAKKRDELYDKIVDRALAYCIASASVEEIDTLNILHATMLAMKRAVEGLVVTPTLVKIDGNRCPVLSIRSEAIIGGDALVKSISAASILAKVTRDRMLLELHQAFPMYGFDAHSGYGTPQHLAALLAHGPCEHHRRSFAPVREAHARMSLQVKVPGNVPVVLPALRNDAFDDAFDDSAPAF; encoded by the coding sequence GTGACGGCCGCCCGCGCTCCGCGCCGCAAGGCTGCTGCTTCGGGCGCGGCCGCGATCCAGGCGGGTCTGAATTTCGATTCGCCGGTGGAGATCGTCTGTGGTGTCGATGAGGCTGGGCGCGGGCCGCTGGCCGGGCCCGTTGTGGCTGCTGCTGTGATCTTCGATCGCGACCGGCCAATGATTCGCGGCCTGGACGATTCAAAGGCGCTTACCGCAAAAAAGCGTGACGAACTGTACGACAAGATCGTCGACCGGGCGCTGGCCTACTGCATCGCATCGGCTTCGGTTGAGGAAATCGATACGCTCAACATCCTGCACGCGACGATGCTGGCGATGAAGCGCGCGGTCGAGGGGCTCGTCGTCACTCCGACGCTCGTGAAAATCGACGGCAATCGCTGCCCGGTGCTGAGTATCCGGAGCGAGGCAATCATTGGTGGCGATGCGCTGGTGAAAAGCATATCGGCGGCGTCGATCCTCGCGAAAGTCACCCGCGACCGCATGCTGCTCGAATTGCATCAGGCTTTTCCGATGTATGGCTTCGATGCGCATTCGGGCTACGGCACGCCGCAACATCTCGCTGCACTGCTCGCGCATGGGCCGTGCGAGCATCATCGGCGCTCGTTTGCGCCGGTGCGGGAGGCGCATGCACGCATGAGCCTGCAGGTCAAAGTGCCGGGAAATGTGCCGGTCGTGCTGCCGGCCTTGCGCAACGATGCATTCGACGACGCCTTTGACGACAGCGCGCCTGCCTTTTGA
- a CDS encoding RNA methyltransferase — protein MKAITSRDNPLYKRLRALAGSTHQQRRSGHALLEGFHLASAYLDAAGQPETCIVTEGALRHEEAQAIVSRIDEHRVVTLPDALFGQLSNVVHGVGILLLVEKIDAPLPEQVNETCVVLDGVQDAGNVGSILRSAAAAGIGHVFCVPGTAYAWSAKVLRSAMGAHFLLRIHEDVEAQPLIARLAVPVAITDSHGAQAIYDCDLSGPLAWVFGNEGAGVSNAWRSAVTHRVTIPQPGGMESLNVAAAAAVCLFEQCRQQRGA, from the coding sequence GTGAAAGCCATCACGTCGCGGGACAATCCGCTCTACAAACGCCTGAGGGCTCTGGCCGGTTCGACGCATCAGCAGCGCCGCAGCGGCCACGCGCTGCTTGAAGGCTTCCACCTGGCAAGCGCATATCTCGATGCCGCTGGCCAGCCGGAAACCTGCATCGTGACCGAGGGCGCGTTGCGTCATGAAGAAGCGCAGGCAATCGTCTCGCGCATTGACGAGCATCGTGTCGTCACGCTGCCGGACGCGCTCTTCGGGCAACTGTCGAATGTGGTCCACGGTGTGGGCATTCTGCTGCTTGTCGAAAAGATCGACGCGCCGCTGCCAGAGCAGGTGAATGAAACGTGCGTCGTGCTCGACGGTGTGCAGGATGCGGGCAATGTCGGCTCGATCCTTCGCAGTGCCGCGGCCGCAGGCATTGGGCACGTGTTCTGCGTGCCGGGGACGGCGTACGCGTGGTCGGCGAAGGTCCTGCGCTCGGCGATGGGCGCGCATTTTCTGCTGCGGATTCACGAGGATGTCGAGGCGCAACCGCTGATCGCGCGGCTTGCCGTGCCGGTCGCGATCACCGATTCGCACGGCGCGCAGGCCATCTACGATTGCGATCTGTCCGGGCCGCTCGCCTGGGTGTTCGGCAATGAAGGGGCGGGCGTGTCGAACGCATGGCGCTCCGCAGTCACGCACCGCGTGACGATTCCGCAGCCGGGCGGCATGGAATCGCTGAATGTCGCGGCGGCCGCCGCTGTGTGTCTCTTCGAACAGTGCCGTCAGCAGCGCGGAGCGTGA
- a CDS encoding pyruvate, water dikinase regulatory protein: MPPTVFIVSDGTGITAETFAHSILSQFDQKFRLVRVPFVDSTEKAYATLEKINEAGLHEGRRPIVFTTLVDSSSNQIVKDSNALVLDMFQTFVEPLELELELKSSHAMGRGHQNADTEEYKNRIEAINFSLAHDDGQSNRNLADADVILVGVSRSGKTPTSLYLAMQYGVKAANYPLIPEDFERAKLPTPLLGHRQKMFGLSIDPQRLSEIRNERRPGSKYAALENCRYEINEAETMMRREGIKWLSSTHKSIEEIATTILQEIKLDRASY, from the coding sequence ATGCCGCCAACCGTATTCATCGTCTCCGACGGTACCGGGATCACTGCCGAAACTTTCGCGCATTCGATCCTCTCCCAGTTCGACCAGAAATTCCGCCTGGTCCGAGTGCCTTTCGTCGACTCGACGGAAAAGGCCTATGCCACGCTCGAAAAGATCAACGAAGCCGGCCTGCATGAAGGCCGTCGTCCGATCGTGTTCACGACGCTCGTCGACAGTTCGTCAAACCAGATCGTCAAGGACTCGAACGCGCTCGTGCTCGACATGTTCCAGACCTTCGTCGAGCCGCTCGAACTGGAACTGGAGTTGAAGTCGAGCCACGCGATGGGCCGCGGACACCAGAACGCGGACACCGAGGAATACAAGAACCGCATCGAGGCGATCAACTTTTCACTCGCCCACGACGACGGCCAGTCGAACCGCAATCTCGCCGACGCGGATGTGATTCTGGTCGGCGTGTCACGCAGCGGCAAGACGCCGACAAGCCTCTATCTCGCGATGCAGTACGGCGTGAAAGCAGCGAACTATCCGCTGATTCCGGAAGACTTCGAGCGCGCGAAGCTGCCGACGCCGCTGCTCGGGCATCGTCAGAAAATGTTCGGCTTATCGATCGATCCGCAACGTCTGTCGGAGATCCGCAATGAGCGGCGGCCCGGCAGCAAGTACGCAGCGCTGGAAAACTGCCGCTACGAGATCAACGAGGCGGAAACGATGATGCGGCGGGAAGGTATCAAGTGGCTGTCGTCGACGCACAAGTCGATCGAAGAGATTGCGACGACGATCCTGCAGGAAATCAAGCTGGACCGTGCGTCGTATTGA